Proteins co-encoded in one Acipenser ruthenus chromosome 3, fAciRut3.2 maternal haplotype, whole genome shotgun sequence genomic window:
- the sdcbp gene encoding syntenin-1, with protein sequence MSLYPSLEDMKVDKFIQAQAAYESSPPLPAALPEPSNAVPAEAGGGLYPKLYPELSQFMGLNLNEEEIQHNLSVFSVADCPGQIATRPSALNYMTAPISGSDFGIRRAEIKQGIREVILCKDMDGKIGLRLKSIDNGVFVQLVQANSPASLGGMRFGDQVLQINGENCAGWSTDKAHKVLKQAAAGRIVFIVRDRPFERTVTMHKDSNGHLGFVFKKGKITFIVKDSSAARNGLLTEHNICEVNGQNVIGIKDPQISDILNSAESVITITVMPSFICEHMMKKMSSSIVKSLMDHSVPEV encoded by the exons ATGTCGTTGTATCCATCATTAGAAGACATGAAGGTGGATAAGTTTATCCAG GCTCAGGCAGCCTATGAATCTAGCCCACCATTGCCAGCTGCACTGCCTGAACCTTCAAATGCTGTCCCTGCTGAGGCTGGTGGTG GCCTTTACCCAAAGTTGTATCCTGAACTCTCTCAGTTCATGGGTCTAAACCTCAATGAAGAAGAAATACAGCATAATCTCTCAGTGTTTTCTGTAGCAGATTGTCCCGGG caaatagCTACAAGACCTTCCGCATTAAATTACATGACTGCACCAATATCGGGAAGTGATTTTGGGATCCGTAGAGCAGAAATCAAGCAGGGTATTCGTGAAGTAATTCTCTGCAAAGACATGGATGGAAAGATAGGATTACGACTGAAATCTATTGATAAT GGTGTTTTTGTACAACTTGTACAAGCCAATTCCCCGGCTTCCCTTGGTGGCATGCGCTTTGGGGACCAGGTGCTTCAGATCAATGGCGAGAACTGTGCTGGGTGGAGTACTGACAAAGCCCACAAAGTGCTCAAGCAAGCTGCTGCAGGAAGGATTGTGTTTATTGTTCGGGACAG ACCTTTTGAACGCACTGTCACTATGCACAAAGACAGTAATGGACATCTGGGCTTTGTTTTCAAAAAGGGAAAGATAACCTTCATCGTGAAGGACAGTTCTGCAGCACGAAATGGGCTTCTGACTGAGCATAACATTTGTGAAGTTAATGGGCAAAATGTAATTGGAATTAAG gACCCTCAGATCTCTGACATTCTGAATTCAGCTGAGAGTGTCATAACAATAACTGTCATGCCTTCATTCATCTGTGAACACATGATGAAAAA
- the LOC117972377 gene encoding cytochrome P450 7A1-like has translation MILSIALIWGVVVGLCCCLWLILGIRRRRPGEPPVENGLIPYLGCALQFGANPLEFLRCRQKMYGHIFTCKIAGQYVHFLTDPFSYHSVIRQGRHLDWKKFHFTASVKAFGHDSMDPSDGYTTENLHQTFIKTMQGEALQTLTETMMENLQCVMLQSNTLKINSKDWVTDGIFAFCYRVMFESGYLTLFGKELNNQEDKTLARHEAQRALVLNALENFKEFDKIFPALVAGLPIHVFKSGHSARENLAKTLLHENLSKRQNVSDLISLRMFLNDTLSTFDDMSKARTHVAVLWASQANTLPATFWTLFYLIRCPEAMKAATDEVKKTLENSGQKASLDGHHISLEKEQLDEMSVLDSIIKEAMRLSSASLNVRVAKENFVLQLDNSHSYNIRKDDVIALYPQLLHFDPEIYEDPLTFKYDRYLDENGQEKTTFYRHGHKLRYYYMPFGSGVTKCPGRFFAVHEIKQFLSLLLSYFEMELEDKNGKIPPLDQSRAGLGILQPTYDVDFRYKLKCL, from the exons ATGATTCTGAGTATTGCTTTGATCTGGGGAGTTGTGGTTGGTCTGTGCTGTTGCTTGTGGCTCATACTGGGAATACGGAGAAG GCGTCCAGGAGAGCCCCCTGTAGAGAATGGCTTAATCCCATACCTTGGCTGCGCCCTGCAGTTTGGCGCCAACCCTCTTGAATTCCTTCGTTGTAGGCAAAAGATGTACGGACACATCTTCACATGCAAAATTGCTGGTCAATATGTTCACTTCCTCACTGACCCATTTTCATACCACTCTGTGATTCGCCAGGGAAGGCATCTGGACTGGAAAAAATTTCATTTCACTGCCTCTGTCAAG gCCTTTGGACATGACAGTATGGATCCAAGTGATGGCTACACAACTGAAAACTTGCACCAGACTTTCATAAAAACAATGCAGGGCGAAGCCTTGCAGACCCTCACAGAAACAATGATGGAAAACCTCCAGTGTGTTATGTTGCAATCAAACACACTTAAAATCAACTCCAAAGACTGGGTGACAGACGGGATTTTTGCTTTCTGCTACAGGGTGATGTTTGAATCGGGCTATTTAACACTCTTTGGCAAAGAACTCAATAACCAGGAAGACAAAACTCTTGCCAGACATGAAGCACAGAGGGCACTGGTCCTTAATGCCCTTGAAAACTTTAAAGAGTTTGACAAGATTTTCCCCGCCCTCGTAGCTGGCCTCCCAATCCATGTGTTCAAAAGTGGACACAGTGCCCGAGAAAATCTGGCAAAGACTCTCCTACACGAAAACCTCAGTAAAAGGCAGAATGTGTCTGATCTCATTTCGCTCCGAATGTTTCTGAATGACACCTTATCTACTTTTGATGATATGAGTAAAGCACGGACCCATGTAGCTGTGCTGTGGGCATCACAGGCCAACACGTTGCCTGCCACATTCTggactttattttatttgatcag GTGCCCAGAAGCAATGAAAGCAGCAACTGAtgaagtaaagaaaacattagaGAATTCTGGCCAAAAAGCAAGTTTGGATGGCCACCACATTTCCTTGGAGAAAGAGCAGTTGGATGAAATGTCTGTATTAG ACAGCATCATTAAGGAAGCTATGAGACTGTCAAGTGCATCTCTCAATGTCAGAGTTGCCAAGGAGAATTTTGTACTGCAGTTGGACAACAGCCACTCATACAACATTCGTAAAGATGATGTAATAGCCCTGTACCCTCAGCTACTACATTTTGATCCTGAAATTTATGAAGATCCTCTG ACCTTCAAGTATGATCGTTACCTGGATGAAAATGGCCAAGAGAAGACCACTTTTTACAGACATGGTCACAAATTAAGATATTACTACATGCCTTTTGGCTCAGGAGTGACAAAGTGTCCTGGACGTTTCTTTGCTGTGCATGAAATTAAGCAGTTTTTGTCTCTTCTGCTTTCCTATTTCGAGATGGAACTTGAAGATAAAAATGGTAAAATCCCACCCCTGGACCAGTCGCGAGCTGGGCTAGGCATTTTGCAGCCCACCTATGATGTTGACTTTAGGTACAAGCTGAAGTGTCTATGA